One part of the Phaenicophaeus curvirostris isolate KB17595 chromosome 2, BPBGC_Pcur_1.0, whole genome shotgun sequence genome encodes these proteins:
- the ODC1 gene encoding ornithine decarboxylase, with protein sequence MNSFSNEEFEFTFLDEGFTAKDILDQKINEVSSSDDKDAFYVADLGDIVKKHMRWHKALPRVTPFYAVKCNDSKAVVKTLAVLGAGFDCASKMEIQLVQSIGVPPERIIYANPCKQVSQIKHAASSGVQMMTFDSEVELMKVARAHPKAKLVLRITTDDSKAVCRLSVKFGATLKTSRLLLERAKELDLAIIGVSFHVGSGCTDPETFVQAISDARCVFDMGAELGFNMYLLDIGGGFPGSEDVKLKFEEITSVINPALDKYFPSDSGINIIAEPGRYYVASAFTLAVNIIAKKIVLKEQTGSDDEDDANDKTLMYYVNDGVYGSFNCILYDHAHVKPLLQKRPKPDDSCYSCSIWGPTCDGLDRIVERFNMPELQVGDWILFENMGAYTVAAASTFNGFQRPTIHYVMSRPAWQLMQQIKEQGFLAEVEEQDVASLPLSCAWESGIEYPATCASASINV encoded by the exons ATGAATAGCTTCAGCAATGAAGAATTTGAATTCACCTTCCTTGACGAAGGCTTTACTGCCAAGGATATCCTTGaccaaaaaataaatgaagtgtCATCTTCT GATGATAAAGATGCCTTCTATGTTGCTGACCTTGGGGACATTGTAAAGAAGCACATGCGATGGCATAAAGCCCTTCCACGGGTGACCCCCTTCTATGCTGTAAAATGTAACGACAGCAAAGCTGTAGTGAAGACACTTGCTGTTCTCGGTGCAGGATTTGATTGTGCCAGTAAG ATGGAGATACAGCTGGTACAGAGCATTGGTGTACCTCCTGAGCGAATAATATATGCAAATCCCTGCAAACAAGTATCTCAAATCAAACATGCTGCCAGCAGTGGTGTACAGATGATGACATTTGATAGTGAAGTAGAACTAATGAAAGTTGCAAGAGCCCATCCAAAAGCCAA GCTAGTCTTGCGCATTACAACTGATGACTCCAAAGCAGTTTGTCGTCTGAGTGTTAAATTCGGAGCTACCCTTAAGACTAGCAGACTTCTTCTGGAGCGTGCAAAAGAACTTGACCTTGCCATCATTGGGGTTAG TTTCCATGTTGGAAGTGGATGTACAGACCCAGAGACCTTTGTTCAAGCCATTTCTGATGCCCGCTGTGTGTTTGATATGGGA GCTGAACTTGGCTTCAATATGTATCTGCTTGATATTGGTGGTGGCTTTCCTGGTTCTGAAGATGTCAAGCTTAAATTTGAAGAG ATCACAAGTGTAATCAACCCAGCACTGGATAAATACTTCCCTTCTGATTCTGGAATAAATATTATTGCAGAGCCAGGAAGATACTATGTTGCATCAGCATTCACTCTGGCAGTCAACATCATTGCcaaaaaaattgtattaaagGAGCAGACAGGTTCTGATG ATGAAGATGATGCAAATGACAAAACTCTTATGTACTATGTGAATGATGGAGTCTATGGATCATTCAACTGCATCTTGTATGATCATGCACATGTCAAACCACTTCTGCAAAAG CGGCCTAAGCCAGATGACAGCTGCTACTCCTGCAGCATATGGGGACCAACATGTGATGGCCTCGATCGTATTGTTGAGCGTTTTAACATGCCAGAGTTGCAAGTTGGTGACTGGATCCTGTTTGAGAACATGGGTGCCTACACTGTTGCAGCTGCTTCTACTTTCAATGGATTCCAGAGGCCAACAATACACTATGTGATGTCAAGACCTGCATG gcAACTAATGCAACAGATCAAGGAGCAAGGGTTCCTAGCTGAAGTAGAGGAGCAGGATGTTGCTAGTCTGCCTCTCTCTTGTGCCTGGGAAAGTGGAATTGAATATCCAGCAACTTGTGCTTCAGCTAGTATTAATGTATAG